The following proteins come from a genomic window of Sardina pilchardus chromosome 13, fSarPil1.1, whole genome shotgun sequence:
- the atg16l1 gene encoding autophagy-related protein 16-1 isoform X2: MAGRREECLWKKHIAEQLKLRDRVQRQAFEEIIHQYNRLLEKSDLQAVLSERLQTDKYDQSRHDLSPGSDASRNDALSQEMAQMRIKHQEELTELHKKRGELAQNVIELNNQIQLKDKEIQSNEAKMLEYQQQISGLEGECRELRSQLQDLERANQTLKDEYDALQITFSALEEKLRRTTEDNQELVSRWMAEKAQEANRLNAENEKDCRRRQAKLQKELADAAKEPLPIDPDDDIEVLSEEAGGKGTGEASPNRPLSRTPSKRISQPPPGLLDSIHNMFGRSECVQPGHPPSYSRRRSLNSYGSSPENAEMASGSSVDVRVPSTALHIFDAHDGEVNAVRFSPGSRLLATGGMDRRVKLWEVVSGRCEQKGALTGSNAGITSIEFDSAGSYLLAASNDFASRIWTVDDFRLRHTLTGHSGKVLAARFLLDNARIVSGSYDRTLKLWDLRSKVCMKTVFAGSSCNDIVCTEQCVMSGHFDKKVRFWDIRAESIVRELELLGRVTSLDLNPDRTELLTCSRDDLVKIIDLRTNAVRQTFTAQGFKCGSDWTRVTFSPDGSYVAAGSAEGTLFVWNVLTGKLDRTLDKGHSSAVNSVSWSPSGTFVVSVEKGSKAVLWSDM; this comes from the exons ATGGCAGGCCGGAGGGAGGAGTGCTTGTGGAAGAAGCACATCGCGGAGCAGCTGAAGCTGCGGGACCGTGTGCAGCGGCAGGCCTTCGAGGAAATCATCCACCAGT acAACCGTCTTCTGGAGAAGTCTGATCTGCAGGCTGTGCTCTCTGAGCGGCTGCAGACGGACAAATATGACCAGAGCAGACACGACCTCAG TCCGGGGTCGGACGCCAGTCGCAATGACGCCCTCAGTCAGGAAATGGCCCAGATGCGCATTAAGCATCAGGAGGAGCTCACCGAATTGCACAAGAAACGCGGAGAG cTTGCCCAGAACGTGATTGAACTGAACAACCAGATTCAGTTGAAGGACAAAGAGATCCAGAGCAATGAGGCCAA gatgctGGAGTATCAGCAGCAGATCTCTGGGCTGGAGGGCGAGTGTCGCGAGCTGCGGAGCCAGCTGCAGGACCTGGAGCGGGCCAACCAGACGCTGAAGGACGAGTACGACGCCCTGCAGATCACCTTCAGCGCCCTGGAGGAGAAGCTGCGGCGCACCACCGAGGACAACCAGGAGCTGGTCTCGCGCTGGATGGCCGAGAAGGCCCAGGAGGCCAACCGCCTCAACGCCGAGAACGAGAAGGACTGCAG acgTAGGCAGGCCAAGCTGCAGAAGGAGCTGGCAGATGCTGCCAAGGAGCCCCTGCCTATCGACCC ggATGATGATATCGAGGTGCTGTCTGAAGAAGCTGGTGGGAAGGGGACCGGCGAGGCCTCCCCTAACCGACCCCTCAGCCGCACACCCAG TAAGCGCATATCCCAGCCTCCCCCTGGGCTCCTGGACTCCATCCACAACATGTTTGG CCGCTCTGAGTGTGTGCAGCCTGGACACCCCCCATCTTACTCCAG GCGTCGCTCGCTGAACTCGTACGGGAGCTCGCCGGAGAACGCTGAGATGGCCAGCGGATCCAGCGTGGACGTCCGGGTGCCTTCGACCGCCCTCCACATATTT gatgcCCATGATGGGGAGGTGAACGCTGTGCGGTTCAGTCCAGGCTCCCGCCTGCTGGCCACTGGGGGAATGGACCGCAGAGTCAAACTTTGGGAGGTCGTCtcag GTCGCTGTGAGCAGAAGGGAGCTCTGACGGGCAGCAACGCTGGCATCACCAGCATCGAGTTTGACAGCGCG GGCTCCTACCTGCTGGCCGCCTCTAACGACTTTGCCAGTCGGATCTGGACTGTAGACGACTTCAGGCTGCGG CACACTCTCACGGGTCACAGTGGGAAAGTGCTGGCGGCTCGCTTCCTGCTGGACAATGCTCGTATCGTCTCCGGGAGCTACGACCGCACACTCAAACTCTGGGACCTGCGCAGCAAAGTCT gcatgaAGACGGTGTTTGCAGGCTCCAGCTGTAATGACATTGTCTGCACTGAGCAGTGTGTGATGAGTGGCCACTTCGATAAGAAGGTCCGCTTCTGGGACATCAG ggcggAGAGTATAGTGCGTGAGCTGGAACTACTGGGCCGGGTCACGTCGCTGGACCTGAACCCCGATCGGACCGAGTTGCTCACCTGCTCCCGTGATGACCTGGTGAAGATCATCGATCTGCGGACAAACGCTGTGCGGCAGACCTTCAC TGCTCAGGGCTTTAAGTGCGGTTCAGACTGGACAAGAGTGACCTTTAG TCCGGATGGAAGCTACGTGGCAGCCGGTTCTGCAGAAGGAACCCTGTTTGTGTGGAACGTCCTCACGGGAAAGCTGGACaggactttggacaaaggcCATAG cTCTGCGGTCAACTCTGTGTCCTGGTCCCCCTCCGGCACCTTCGTGGTCAGCGTGGAGAAGGGCAGCAAGGCAGTGCTCTGGTCCGACATGTGA
- the atg16l1 gene encoding autophagy-related protein 16-1 isoform X4: MAGRREECLWKKHIAEQLKLRDRVQRQAFEEIIHQYNRLLEKSDLQAVLSERLQTDKYDQSRHDLSPGSDASRNDALSQEMAQMRIKHQEELTELHKKRGELAQNVIELNNQIQLKDKEIQSNEAKMLEYQQQISGLEGECRELRSQLQDLERANQTLKDEYDALQITFSALEEKLRRTTEDNQELVSRWMAEKAQEANRLNAENEKDCRRRQAKLQKELADAAKEPLPIDPDDDIEVLSEEAGGKGTGEASPNRPLSRTPSKRISQPPPGLLDSIHNMFGRRSLNSYGSSPENAEMASGSSVDVRVPSTALHIFDAHDGEVNAVRFSPGSRLLATGGMDRRVKLWEVVSGRCEQKGALTGSNAGITSIEFDSAGSYLLAASNDFASRIWTVDDFRLRHTLTGHSGKVLAARFLLDNARIVSGSYDRTLKLWDLRSKVCMKTVFAGSSCNDIVCTEQCVMSGHFDKKVRFWDIRAESIVRELELLGRVTSLDLNPDRTELLTCSRDDLVKIIDLRTNAVRQTFTAQGFKCGSDWTRVTFSPDGSYVAAGSAEGTLFVWNVLTGKLDRTLDKGHSSAVNSVSWSPSGTFVVSVEKGSKAVLWSDM, translated from the exons ATGGCAGGCCGGAGGGAGGAGTGCTTGTGGAAGAAGCACATCGCGGAGCAGCTGAAGCTGCGGGACCGTGTGCAGCGGCAGGCCTTCGAGGAAATCATCCACCAGT acAACCGTCTTCTGGAGAAGTCTGATCTGCAGGCTGTGCTCTCTGAGCGGCTGCAGACGGACAAATATGACCAGAGCAGACACGACCTCAG TCCGGGGTCGGACGCCAGTCGCAATGACGCCCTCAGTCAGGAAATGGCCCAGATGCGCATTAAGCATCAGGAGGAGCTCACCGAATTGCACAAGAAACGCGGAGAG cTTGCCCAGAACGTGATTGAACTGAACAACCAGATTCAGTTGAAGGACAAAGAGATCCAGAGCAATGAGGCCAA gatgctGGAGTATCAGCAGCAGATCTCTGGGCTGGAGGGCGAGTGTCGCGAGCTGCGGAGCCAGCTGCAGGACCTGGAGCGGGCCAACCAGACGCTGAAGGACGAGTACGACGCCCTGCAGATCACCTTCAGCGCCCTGGAGGAGAAGCTGCGGCGCACCACCGAGGACAACCAGGAGCTGGTCTCGCGCTGGATGGCCGAGAAGGCCCAGGAGGCCAACCGCCTCAACGCCGAGAACGAGAAGGACTGCAG acgTAGGCAGGCCAAGCTGCAGAAGGAGCTGGCAGATGCTGCCAAGGAGCCCCTGCCTATCGACCC ggATGATGATATCGAGGTGCTGTCTGAAGAAGCTGGTGGGAAGGGGACCGGCGAGGCCTCCCCTAACCGACCCCTCAGCCGCACACCCAG TAAGCGCATATCCCAGCCTCCCCCTGGGCTCCTGGACTCCATCCACAACATGTTTGG GCGTCGCTCGCTGAACTCGTACGGGAGCTCGCCGGAGAACGCTGAGATGGCCAGCGGATCCAGCGTGGACGTCCGGGTGCCTTCGACCGCCCTCCACATATTT gatgcCCATGATGGGGAGGTGAACGCTGTGCGGTTCAGTCCAGGCTCCCGCCTGCTGGCCACTGGGGGAATGGACCGCAGAGTCAAACTTTGGGAGGTCGTCtcag GTCGCTGTGAGCAGAAGGGAGCTCTGACGGGCAGCAACGCTGGCATCACCAGCATCGAGTTTGACAGCGCG GGCTCCTACCTGCTGGCCGCCTCTAACGACTTTGCCAGTCGGATCTGGACTGTAGACGACTTCAGGCTGCGG CACACTCTCACGGGTCACAGTGGGAAAGTGCTGGCGGCTCGCTTCCTGCTGGACAATGCTCGTATCGTCTCCGGGAGCTACGACCGCACACTCAAACTCTGGGACCTGCGCAGCAAAGTCT gcatgaAGACGGTGTTTGCAGGCTCCAGCTGTAATGACATTGTCTGCACTGAGCAGTGTGTGATGAGTGGCCACTTCGATAAGAAGGTCCGCTTCTGGGACATCAG ggcggAGAGTATAGTGCGTGAGCTGGAACTACTGGGCCGGGTCACGTCGCTGGACCTGAACCCCGATCGGACCGAGTTGCTCACCTGCTCCCGTGATGACCTGGTGAAGATCATCGATCTGCGGACAAACGCTGTGCGGCAGACCTTCAC TGCTCAGGGCTTTAAGTGCGGTTCAGACTGGACAAGAGTGACCTTTAG TCCGGATGGAAGCTACGTGGCAGCCGGTTCTGCAGAAGGAACCCTGTTTGTGTGGAACGTCCTCACGGGAAAGCTGGACaggactttggacaaaggcCATAG cTCTGCGGTCAACTCTGTGTCCTGGTCCCCCTCCGGCACCTTCGTGGTCAGCGTGGAGAAGGGCAGCAAGGCAGTGCTCTGGTCCGACATGTGA
- the atg16l1 gene encoding autophagy-related protein 16-1 isoform X1: MAGRREECLWKKHIAEQLKLRDRVQRQAFEEIIHQYNRLLEKSDLQAVLSERLQTDKYDQSRHDLSPGSDASRNDALSQEMAQMRIKHQEELTELHKKRGELAQNVIELNNQIQLKDKEIQSNEAKMLEYQQQISGLEGECRELRSQLQDLERANQTLKDEYDALQITFSALEEKLRRTTEDNQELVSRWMAEKAQEANRLNAENEKDCRRRQAKLQKELADAAKEPLPIDPDDDIEVLSEEAGGKGTGEASPNRPLSRTPSKRISQPPPGLLDSIHNMFGRSECVQPGHPPSYSSRRRSLNSYGSSPENAEMASGSSVDVRVPSTALHIFDAHDGEVNAVRFSPGSRLLATGGMDRRVKLWEVVSGRCEQKGALTGSNAGITSIEFDSAGSYLLAASNDFASRIWTVDDFRLRHTLTGHSGKVLAARFLLDNARIVSGSYDRTLKLWDLRSKVCMKTVFAGSSCNDIVCTEQCVMSGHFDKKVRFWDIRAESIVRELELLGRVTSLDLNPDRTELLTCSRDDLVKIIDLRTNAVRQTFTAQGFKCGSDWTRVTFSPDGSYVAAGSAEGTLFVWNVLTGKLDRTLDKGHSSAVNSVSWSPSGTFVVSVEKGSKAVLWSDM; this comes from the exons ATGGCAGGCCGGAGGGAGGAGTGCTTGTGGAAGAAGCACATCGCGGAGCAGCTGAAGCTGCGGGACCGTGTGCAGCGGCAGGCCTTCGAGGAAATCATCCACCAGT acAACCGTCTTCTGGAGAAGTCTGATCTGCAGGCTGTGCTCTCTGAGCGGCTGCAGACGGACAAATATGACCAGAGCAGACACGACCTCAG TCCGGGGTCGGACGCCAGTCGCAATGACGCCCTCAGTCAGGAAATGGCCCAGATGCGCATTAAGCATCAGGAGGAGCTCACCGAATTGCACAAGAAACGCGGAGAG cTTGCCCAGAACGTGATTGAACTGAACAACCAGATTCAGTTGAAGGACAAAGAGATCCAGAGCAATGAGGCCAA gatgctGGAGTATCAGCAGCAGATCTCTGGGCTGGAGGGCGAGTGTCGCGAGCTGCGGAGCCAGCTGCAGGACCTGGAGCGGGCCAACCAGACGCTGAAGGACGAGTACGACGCCCTGCAGATCACCTTCAGCGCCCTGGAGGAGAAGCTGCGGCGCACCACCGAGGACAACCAGGAGCTGGTCTCGCGCTGGATGGCCGAGAAGGCCCAGGAGGCCAACCGCCTCAACGCCGAGAACGAGAAGGACTGCAG acgTAGGCAGGCCAAGCTGCAGAAGGAGCTGGCAGATGCTGCCAAGGAGCCCCTGCCTATCGACCC ggATGATGATATCGAGGTGCTGTCTGAAGAAGCTGGTGGGAAGGGGACCGGCGAGGCCTCCCCTAACCGACCCCTCAGCCGCACACCCAG TAAGCGCATATCCCAGCCTCCCCCTGGGCTCCTGGACTCCATCCACAACATGTTTGG CCGCTCTGAGTGTGTGCAGCCTGGACACCCCCCATCTTACTCCAG CAGGCGTCGCTCGCTGAACTCGTACGGGAGCTCGCCGGAGAACGCTGAGATGGCCAGCGGATCCAGCGTGGACGTCCGGGTGCCTTCGACCGCCCTCCACATATTT gatgcCCATGATGGGGAGGTGAACGCTGTGCGGTTCAGTCCAGGCTCCCGCCTGCTGGCCACTGGGGGAATGGACCGCAGAGTCAAACTTTGGGAGGTCGTCtcag GTCGCTGTGAGCAGAAGGGAGCTCTGACGGGCAGCAACGCTGGCATCACCAGCATCGAGTTTGACAGCGCG GGCTCCTACCTGCTGGCCGCCTCTAACGACTTTGCCAGTCGGATCTGGACTGTAGACGACTTCAGGCTGCGG CACACTCTCACGGGTCACAGTGGGAAAGTGCTGGCGGCTCGCTTCCTGCTGGACAATGCTCGTATCGTCTCCGGGAGCTACGACCGCACACTCAAACTCTGGGACCTGCGCAGCAAAGTCT gcatgaAGACGGTGTTTGCAGGCTCCAGCTGTAATGACATTGTCTGCACTGAGCAGTGTGTGATGAGTGGCCACTTCGATAAGAAGGTCCGCTTCTGGGACATCAG ggcggAGAGTATAGTGCGTGAGCTGGAACTACTGGGCCGGGTCACGTCGCTGGACCTGAACCCCGATCGGACCGAGTTGCTCACCTGCTCCCGTGATGACCTGGTGAAGATCATCGATCTGCGGACAAACGCTGTGCGGCAGACCTTCAC TGCTCAGGGCTTTAAGTGCGGTTCAGACTGGACAAGAGTGACCTTTAG TCCGGATGGAAGCTACGTGGCAGCCGGTTCTGCAGAAGGAACCCTGTTTGTGTGGAACGTCCTCACGGGAAAGCTGGACaggactttggacaaaggcCATAG cTCTGCGGTCAACTCTGTGTCCTGGTCCCCCTCCGGCACCTTCGTGGTCAGCGTGGAGAAGGGCAGCAAGGCAGTGCTCTGGTCCGACATGTGA
- the atg16l1 gene encoding autophagy-related protein 16-1 isoform X3, with amino-acid sequence MAGRREECLWKKHIAEQLKLRDRVQRQAFEEIIHQYNRLLEKSDLQAVLSERLQTDKYDQSRHDLSPGSDASRNDALSQEMAQMRIKHQEELTELHKKRGELAQNVIELNNQIQLKDKEIQSNEAKMLEYQQQISGLEGECRELRSQLQDLERANQTLKDEYDALQITFSALEEKLRRTTEDNQELVSRWMAEKAQEANRLNAENEKDCRRRQAKLQKELADAAKEPLPIDPDDDIEVLSEEAGGKGTGEASPNRPLSRTPSKRISQPPPGLLDSIHNMFGRRRSLNSYGSSPENAEMASGSSVDVRVPSTALHIFDAHDGEVNAVRFSPGSRLLATGGMDRRVKLWEVVSGRCEQKGALTGSNAGITSIEFDSAGSYLLAASNDFASRIWTVDDFRLRHTLTGHSGKVLAARFLLDNARIVSGSYDRTLKLWDLRSKVCMKTVFAGSSCNDIVCTEQCVMSGHFDKKVRFWDIRAESIVRELELLGRVTSLDLNPDRTELLTCSRDDLVKIIDLRTNAVRQTFTAQGFKCGSDWTRVTFSPDGSYVAAGSAEGTLFVWNVLTGKLDRTLDKGHSSAVNSVSWSPSGTFVVSVEKGSKAVLWSDM; translated from the exons ATGGCAGGCCGGAGGGAGGAGTGCTTGTGGAAGAAGCACATCGCGGAGCAGCTGAAGCTGCGGGACCGTGTGCAGCGGCAGGCCTTCGAGGAAATCATCCACCAGT acAACCGTCTTCTGGAGAAGTCTGATCTGCAGGCTGTGCTCTCTGAGCGGCTGCAGACGGACAAATATGACCAGAGCAGACACGACCTCAG TCCGGGGTCGGACGCCAGTCGCAATGACGCCCTCAGTCAGGAAATGGCCCAGATGCGCATTAAGCATCAGGAGGAGCTCACCGAATTGCACAAGAAACGCGGAGAG cTTGCCCAGAACGTGATTGAACTGAACAACCAGATTCAGTTGAAGGACAAAGAGATCCAGAGCAATGAGGCCAA gatgctGGAGTATCAGCAGCAGATCTCTGGGCTGGAGGGCGAGTGTCGCGAGCTGCGGAGCCAGCTGCAGGACCTGGAGCGGGCCAACCAGACGCTGAAGGACGAGTACGACGCCCTGCAGATCACCTTCAGCGCCCTGGAGGAGAAGCTGCGGCGCACCACCGAGGACAACCAGGAGCTGGTCTCGCGCTGGATGGCCGAGAAGGCCCAGGAGGCCAACCGCCTCAACGCCGAGAACGAGAAGGACTGCAG acgTAGGCAGGCCAAGCTGCAGAAGGAGCTGGCAGATGCTGCCAAGGAGCCCCTGCCTATCGACCC ggATGATGATATCGAGGTGCTGTCTGAAGAAGCTGGTGGGAAGGGGACCGGCGAGGCCTCCCCTAACCGACCCCTCAGCCGCACACCCAG TAAGCGCATATCCCAGCCTCCCCCTGGGCTCCTGGACTCCATCCACAACATGTTTGG CAGGCGTCGCTCGCTGAACTCGTACGGGAGCTCGCCGGAGAACGCTGAGATGGCCAGCGGATCCAGCGTGGACGTCCGGGTGCCTTCGACCGCCCTCCACATATTT gatgcCCATGATGGGGAGGTGAACGCTGTGCGGTTCAGTCCAGGCTCCCGCCTGCTGGCCACTGGGGGAATGGACCGCAGAGTCAAACTTTGGGAGGTCGTCtcag GTCGCTGTGAGCAGAAGGGAGCTCTGACGGGCAGCAACGCTGGCATCACCAGCATCGAGTTTGACAGCGCG GGCTCCTACCTGCTGGCCGCCTCTAACGACTTTGCCAGTCGGATCTGGACTGTAGACGACTTCAGGCTGCGG CACACTCTCACGGGTCACAGTGGGAAAGTGCTGGCGGCTCGCTTCCTGCTGGACAATGCTCGTATCGTCTCCGGGAGCTACGACCGCACACTCAAACTCTGGGACCTGCGCAGCAAAGTCT gcatgaAGACGGTGTTTGCAGGCTCCAGCTGTAATGACATTGTCTGCACTGAGCAGTGTGTGATGAGTGGCCACTTCGATAAGAAGGTCCGCTTCTGGGACATCAG ggcggAGAGTATAGTGCGTGAGCTGGAACTACTGGGCCGGGTCACGTCGCTGGACCTGAACCCCGATCGGACCGAGTTGCTCACCTGCTCCCGTGATGACCTGGTGAAGATCATCGATCTGCGGACAAACGCTGTGCGGCAGACCTTCAC TGCTCAGGGCTTTAAGTGCGGTTCAGACTGGACAAGAGTGACCTTTAG TCCGGATGGAAGCTACGTGGCAGCCGGTTCTGCAGAAGGAACCCTGTTTGTGTGGAACGTCCTCACGGGAAAGCTGGACaggactttggacaaaggcCATAG cTCTGCGGTCAACTCTGTGTCCTGGTCCCCCTCCGGCACCTTCGTGGTCAGCGTGGAGAAGGGCAGCAAGGCAGTGCTCTGGTCCGACATGTGA